In Oceanobacillus sp. FSL K6-2867, one DNA window encodes the following:
- a CDS encoding AIPR family protein gives MVERLGYMKNLIVKNFLSQFKSNFELGEEKEEMLFEQFINYCVLNNHVIDSERNFQDMDTGTAKAIDGIAILVNNKLVLSEEDLNVLINNNNILSVDFIFVQSKTSSNFSDADINYFLKNVEKFISEGDCSINELENFWELKNIIYNNSHLFRKGNPNCIMYYANSSPTTEISADINQTIKDGVKSLNDTGLLSENITFTPLGVKEIQRLYRKIDADLEASFRFPKNVSYSYDGDKITSAYFGLVDISEYMNLLFDEETSGVKNVFEDNIRDYLGIENNEVNSNMQDRLQNEEAQLFGILNNGVTVVADEIKPVGEKFHLINYQIVNGCQTSNVIFDNYSSLKEKSISLPIRIISTKDEDTKNEIVRATNSQTGLKPEQLDSLSNFHKMLEEFYNSKNSLQEKTNDYDVCIYYERRSNQYRNDAVPQTRIINIPKQIKAVTSMVLDNPHGVSGHYGTVAKKVKGDIFQESDYAEPYYASALLLYRIETFFRKNRDFKQFSRMRWHILMTVKYLSGNTSKYLNSKDIYKFSNDIVIKINTESKANQLIIEAINHINQMIGNEGLDLEDRKVFERKETTDKLKKYLLELNKEKVYI, from the coding sequence ATGGTAGAAAGGCTTGGTTATATGAAAAATTTAATCGTTAAGAACTTTTTAAGTCAATTCAAAAGCAACTTTGAATTAGGTGAAGAAAAGGAAGAAATGCTATTTGAACAGTTTATTAATTACTGTGTTTTAAATAACCATGTTATTGATTCAGAGAGAAACTTTCAAGATATGGATACAGGGACCGCTAAAGCAATTGATGGAATAGCAATCCTAGTAAACAATAAGTTAGTCTTGAGCGAAGAAGATCTAAATGTATTAATCAATAACAATAACATACTTTCAGTAGATTTTATCTTTGTTCAATCTAAGACATCCTCCAATTTTTCTGATGCAGATATTAACTACTTTTTAAAGAACGTTGAAAAATTCATTTCTGAAGGTGACTGTTCAATTAATGAACTAGAGAATTTTTGGGAGTTGAAAAATATTATATATAATAACTCCCATCTATTTAGGAAAGGCAACCCTAATTGTATAATGTATTATGCTAATTCATCGCCAACTACTGAAATTAGTGCTGATATAAATCAGACGATAAAAGATGGAGTAAAATCTCTAAATGACACAGGTCTTCTTTCTGAAAATATAACCTTCACCCCGCTTGGTGTTAAAGAGATACAAAGATTATATAGAAAAATTGATGCTGATTTAGAAGCATCCTTTCGCTTTCCAAAAAATGTATCGTACTCATATGATGGAGATAAAATAACATCAGCATATTTTGGTTTAGTTGATATTAGTGAATATATGAATTTACTCTTTGATGAGGAAACTTCAGGGGTTAAAAATGTGTTTGAAGACAATATACGGGATTATCTTGGTATAGAAAATAACGAAGTAAATAGTAATATGCAGGATAGGCTCCAGAATGAGGAAGCACAACTTTTTGGTATATTAAATAATGGGGTAACTGTTGTAGCTGATGAAATAAAACCAGTAGGGGAAAAGTTCCATTTAATTAACTACCAAATTGTGAATGGCTGCCAGACAAGTAATGTGATTTTCGACAATTATAGTAGTTTAAAAGAAAAGAGTATCTCATTACCAATTCGAATTATTTCTACAAAAGATGAAGATACTAAGAATGAAATAGTAAGAGCGACAAATAGTCAGACAGGGTTAAAACCTGAGCAGTTAGATTCATTAAGTAACTTCCATAAAATGCTAGAGGAATTCTATAATTCCAAAAATAGTTTGCAAGAGAAAACAAATGATTACGATGTTTGCATTTATTATGAAAGACGATCTAATCAATATAGGAATGATGCAGTTCCTCAAACAAGGATAATTAATATCCCTAAACAAATAAAAGCAGTTACTTCCATGGTATTAGATAATCCACATGGTGTATCTGGGCATTATGGGACTGTTGCTAAAAAGGTTAAAGGTGATATTTTTCAAGAGAGCGATTATGCTGAGCCTTATTATGCAAGTGCGTTATTATTATATAGAATAGAGACTTTCTTTAGAAAGAATCGGGATTTTAAACAGTTTTCAAGAATGAGATGGCATATTTTAATGACGGTGAAATATTTATCCGGTAATACATCTAAATATTTGAATTCTAAAGATATCTATAAATTTTCGAATGATATAGTTATTAAAATTAATACCGAGAGCAAAGCTAATCAGTTAATTATTGAAGCTATAAATCACATTAATCAAATGATTGGAAATGAAGGTTTAGATTTAGAAGATAGAAAGGTATTTGAAAGAAAAGAAACAACAGATAAACTAAAGAAATATCTTCTTGAGCTAAATAAGGAGAAAGTATATATATAA
- a CDS encoding aspartyl-phosphate phosphatase Spo0E family protein: protein MENREKLELRIEQLRARMYHAIEGNSNYDKVIEISQELDTLLNELENLEKSR from the coding sequence TTGGAAAACAGAGAGAAACTAGAATTAAGGATTGAGCAATTGAGAGCTAGAATGTACCATGCCATTGAAGGTAATTCAAATTACGACAAAGTTATTGAAATATCACAGGAGCTGGATACGTTACTTAACGAACTGGAGAACCTTGAAAAAAGCCGATAG
- a CDS encoding helix-turn-helix transcriptional regulator: MKFNHNKLREARGQKKLTLEEMAKCMDMDLSAYWRLETGKTKVKAEQLIMFMEIFDRPYAYFFKSSNPIRSIKVEVECIPDKLQIIYGFLKAHPGIIKNWEQNVLKLEQEIHSSSF, encoded by the coding sequence ATGAAATTTAATCACAATAAGCTAAGAGAAGCGAGAGGACAAAAGAAACTAACACTTGAAGAAATGGCAAAATGTATGGATATGGATCTATCAGCATACTGGCGCTTAGAAACAGGAAAAACTAAAGTAAAGGCAGAGCAATTAATTATGTTCATGGAGATCTTTGATCGACCATATGCTTATTTCTTTAAGTCAAGTAATCCTATTCGTTCTATTAAGGTAGAGGTGGAGTGTATACCTGATAAACTACAGATTATATATGGTTTCCTTAAAGCACATCCAGGGATTATAAAGAACTGGGAACAAAACGTATTAAAGTTGGAACAAGAGATACATTCAAGTAGTTTTTAA
- a CDS encoding recombinase family protein → MRNEIKTVGLYIRVSTSKQAELGFSLEGQKEEGVQSAHKLYGDNVDLRFYVDEGISAKSINDRHELNRMMHDVKKGKLDAIITYKVSRLSRNLSDSLSLVEEIHNSNVRFVSIKEGEYGTPHGNLQFNILSSVAQYQREELAENVKMGMTQRAKEGKFNGGRVLGYRSENKELKIIPQEAEIIQMIFNKYVNEKWGTKKIANYLNKIGKRTKNNKEFAQSTVNIILKNPIYKGYIRFNQVIDWERKRRKGTNPNHIVVKGIHDPIIDEETWDKANALINHRSTGTPRQYTGKFPLTSIAKCPECGSYMTSMYGSKRKDGTKLRYYVCGRYHNGGKAVCNPNTVNADKLEKAVYNRLSNALQSESIIEAITQSINEQIGREYTTNDHSKETNTINKRITELESQKKMIQDDVMTGSGFYTHQEAKERITEIREEVSNLKDSLSKIQSEQEIKNNMVREVRTDFIREQLKEFLELKDRLDVMEFRQLLVASIERIDVVNKKLKDIQFSFIAHIPESRSPSDSSLHNMVTNNSPIILRGLYFKENRYLFVVRFTPINPKPSINLFQQYQTHQLMGKRHLRKRQC, encoded by the coding sequence ATGAGAAACGAAATAAAAACAGTTGGTTTATATATTAGAGTTTCAACTAGCAAACAAGCAGAACTTGGATTCTCTTTAGAGGGGCAAAAAGAAGAAGGAGTTCAAAGCGCTCATAAGCTGTATGGAGATAATGTCGATTTAAGATTTTATGTTGATGAAGGCATCAGCGCAAAATCTATAAACGATAGACATGAATTGAATCGTATGATGCATGATGTTAAAAAAGGAAAACTGGATGCCATCATAACTTATAAGGTATCGAGATTAAGTAGAAACCTTTCAGATTCATTATCACTTGTGGAAGAAATCCACAATTCTAATGTAAGGTTTGTCTCCATAAAGGAAGGTGAGTATGGAACACCTCATGGTAATTTGCAATTCAATATCTTATCATCAGTAGCTCAATATCAAAGAGAAGAACTTGCTGAAAACGTAAAAATGGGGATGACACAAAGAGCCAAAGAAGGAAAATTCAACGGTGGTAGAGTTCTTGGATATCGCAGTGAAAATAAGGAACTAAAAATTATCCCCCAGGAAGCTGAAATAATTCAAATGATATTTAACAAGTATGTCAATGAAAAATGGGGTACAAAGAAAATTGCTAATTACCTCAACAAAATAGGTAAACGGACGAAAAACAACAAAGAGTTTGCCCAATCAACTGTAAATATAATTCTTAAAAACCCAATATATAAAGGTTATATACGATTTAACCAAGTGATTGACTGGGAGAGAAAAAGAAGAAAAGGTACAAATCCAAATCACATAGTAGTTAAAGGAATTCACGATCCAATTATTGATGAAGAAACTTGGGATAAAGCTAATGCTTTAATAAATCACCGGTCAACCGGAACACCAAGACAGTACACTGGAAAATTTCCACTGACATCAATAGCAAAGTGTCCTGAATGCGGGTCATATATGACAAGTATGTATGGATCGAAGCGAAAAGATGGTACTAAGTTACGTTATTATGTTTGCGGCCGATACCATAATGGTGGAAAAGCAGTATGTAATCCAAATACTGTAAATGCAGATAAGCTTGAAAAGGCAGTTTACAACAGACTTTCAAATGCACTTCAATCAGAATCAATTATCGAAGCTATCACCCAAAGTATTAATGAACAAATCGGAAGAGAATATACTACTAACGATCATAGCAAAGAAACGAATACAATAAATAAGCGTATTACAGAACTTGAGTCGCAGAAGAAAATGATTCAAGACGACGTAATGACTGGATCAGGCTTCTATACACATCAAGAGGCTAAAGAAAGAATTACTGAAATTCGTGAGGAAGTTAGTAACCTAAAAGATTCGCTGTCCAAAATACAAAGTGAACAGGAAATTAAAAACAACATGGTAAGAGAAGTCCGTACAGACTTTATACGAGAGCAACTAAAAGAATTCCTAGAATTAAAAGACCGATTAGATGTAATGGAATTTAGGCAGCTTCTCGTAGCTTCAATTGAAAGAATCGATGTAGTCAATAAAAAGTTGAAAGATATTCAATTTTCTTTTATTGCACATATTCCAGAAAGCAGGAGTCCTAGTGACTCCTCCTTACATAATATGGTTACTAACAACTCCCCAATCATCCTAAGGGGATTATATTTTAAAGAAAACCGCTACCTATTTGTGGTAAGGTTCACCCCGATTAATCCGAAACCCTCGATAAACCTGTTCCAACAATATCAAACGCATCAATTGATGGGGAAACGTCATCTTAGAAAACGACAATGCTAA
- a CDS encoding DUF1385 domain-containing protein, translating to MIKGGAAGFNSVVYFSENFSSEAIRKNDGTINIEVSRRKIAPKFERTISRIPFIRGLYLFVRPMIVMWKIYLIVFFLLLTFLLLASRSSERISGGSSLSLFSTVVEGIQHHFLLLAAIVLVAFGVIIKLSNLGKYHGAEHMTDTSYNTLSSLDISDVDKQSRIHAHCGTNFVVFLFIIFFILSFFVFDFIALTILSICLGYEVFLIQSRILVPFYWLGGFFQYYLFTSKPSKKHLEVAIASYEALLKAERDL from the coding sequence ATGATTAAAGGTGGTGCAGCAGGCTTTAATAGTGTGGTTTATTTTTCTGAGAATTTCAGCTCGGAAGCGATAAGAAAAAATGATGGAACTATTAATATTGAAGTTTCTAGGAGAAAGATAGCCCCTAAATTTGAAAGAACAATTAGTCGAATACCATTCATTCGCGGATTATACTTATTTGTAAGACCTATGATTGTTATGTGGAAAATCTACCTAATAGTTTTTTTTCTGCTTTTAACTTTTCTCTTGTTGGCAAGTCGTAGTAGTGAAAGGATCTCTGGAGGCTCCTCATTATCCCTTTTCTCGACTGTTGTTGAAGGAATCCAACACCACTTTCTATTGCTAGCAGCTATTGTATTGGTTGCTTTTGGAGTTATTATCAAACTTAGTAACCTTGGTAAGTATCATGGGGCTGAACATATGACGGATACATCGTATAATACATTGTCTAGCCTAGATATATCAGATGTAGATAAACAGTCGAGGATCCACGCCCATTGTGGAACAAATTTTGTGGTCTTTTTATTTATTATCTTTTTCATACTTTCCTTTTTTGTTTTCGACTTTATTGCATTAACTATACTTAGTATTTGTTTGGGATATGAAGTATTTCTTATTCAATCGAGAATTTTGGTACCTTTTTATTGGCTCGGGGGCTTTTTCCAATACTATTTATTTACATCAAAGCCATCAAAAAAACATTTAGAAGTTGCTATAGCCTCATATGAAGCGCTTCTAAAAGCAGAAAGAGACTTATAA
- the rlmH gene encoding 23S rRNA (pseudouridine(1915)-N(3))-methyltransferase RlmH has product MKISIVSVGKLKEKYLKQGIQEYLKRLSAYAKVDIIEVADEKAPESMSEAEMLEVKRKEGERILSQIASDTYVITLEINGKMLSSEQLAAKLDELATYGKSKIAFVIGGSLGISDEVQKRSDLALSFSKMTFPHQLMRLILLEQVYRGFRINRGEPYHK; this is encoded by the coding sequence ATGAAAATATCAATTGTTTCTGTCGGAAAGTTAAAGGAAAAATATTTAAAGCAAGGAATCCAGGAGTACTTAAAACGATTAAGTGCATATGCAAAGGTAGATATCATCGAAGTTGCCGATGAAAAAGCGCCTGAAAGCATGAGCGAAGCAGAAATGCTTGAGGTTAAACGCAAAGAAGGCGAGCGAATCCTTTCGCAAATAGCCTCAGACACGTATGTCATCACATTAGAAATCAACGGAAAAATGCTAAGCTCCGAGCAGCTGGCTGCAAAACTAGACGAACTTGCAACGTACGGAAAAAGTAAAATCGCATTTGTAATCGGTGGATCACTTGGAATAAGCGATGAAGTGCAAAAGCGAAGTGACTTAGCATTGTCGTTTTCTAAGATGACGTTTCCCCATCAATTGATGCGTTTGATATTGTTGGAACAGGTTTATCGAGGGTTTCGGATTAATCGGGGTGAACCTTACCACAAATAG
- a CDS encoding MerR family transcriptional regulator codes for MSNKYKMADAIKLSGVNKNRINVMIKQQVINPKKNNSGYYVFTDELIELIKMYDGLKRDIKIPYTDIKSLEAFINNTSSKVKCVQKTFEVLRNYDCTANNVATKQFFYICCHSIFGLSDEYEELLNEITDGINLYPHQNETLEAMYDYYLYQAHVIDSVIELSTLELESEKEFWDLDVVKGYEAFIFNIDFNRNRPFITEKIDEFIMCSLMRVKYDTESKSNPLIRKLTLLLKELNKFHDETRIEYDTCQHIFLHATKLLSVDIHDNLEIV; via the coding sequence ATGTCTAATAAATATAAAATGGCAGATGCGATTAAGTTATCGGGGGTAAATAAAAACCGGATTAATGTGATGATAAAACAGCAAGTTATTAATCCGAAGAAGAACAATAGTGGTTATTATGTATTTACCGATGAACTAATAGAATTGATAAAAATGTATGATGGTTTAAAAAGAGATATAAAAATTCCATATACTGATATTAAATCGCTTGAAGCGTTTATCAATAATACATCTTCAAAAGTGAAATGTGTACAAAAGACTTTTGAAGTCCTAAGAAACTATGATTGTACAGCTAATAATGTTGCTACAAAACAATTCTTCTATATTTGTTGTCACAGCATTTTTGGATTATCAGATGAATATGAAGAATTACTTAATGAAATAACAGATGGTATCAATTTATATCCACATCAAAATGAAACATTGGAGGCCATGTATGATTATTATTTATATCAGGCCCATGTAATTGATTCAGTAATTGAACTTTCTACACTTGAACTGGAATCTGAAAAGGAATTTTGGGATCTAGATGTTGTAAAGGGGTATGAAGCTTTTATTTTCAACATTGATTTTAACAGAAACAGACCATTTATTACTGAAAAGATTGATGAATTCATCATGTGTAGCCTAATGAGGGTTAAATATGATACTGAATCTAAAAGTAACCCCTTGATAAGAAAGCTGACTCTATTGTTAAAGGAACTCAATAAATTTCACGACGAAACTAGAATAGAATATGATACATGTCAACACATATTCTTACATGCTACTAAGCTGTTAAGTGTAGATATTCATGACAATTTAGAAATAGTTTGA
- a CDS encoding S8 family peptidase, producing the protein MSDNRYDNLFVNNEVDSVPYTSKVTGRNGQLPTRDRRNHGLHLKRQLDRLWEETKEIDESRSAVSLPVRQGTYIEFESSPDFDLASKSLEDRQKNIRLLNIRQVQNEEKIVNKATVFVPKGKENAYLKKVTDYLEEETKKGNPKNQPLINSIENIKLAVLESFWPPSQINWIPLDEPEWCEIWLSSHDTEIEERFRTLITQTLNLPIQPETLRFPERSVMLVKANRKELKELIMSSADIAEIRKAAEINSFFIEMENSEQSEWARELSERLDIDSDSNVCICILDTGVNNGNILIEPFLKDEDRHTYNNGWGIDDHSGHGTRMAGISIYGDLKDALESSDKIKIYHNLESSKIVPSNGENDPKLYGAITASAVSNQIINNPEKKRIICMAVTAPKYETGDGSPSSWSAAIDEITSGYMDEEKKLFIVSAGNINESNEWQDYPESNLTLSVQNPAQSWNALSVGAYTEKTEVESRQYENMEVVAPNGGLSPFSSTSFIWDNKWPIKPEILLEGGNALKDSSGCYTSEELSSLTTFYKPFERHFDYINATSAATAKAAWMAAEIQAKYPNAWPETIRGLMIHSAEWTSTMKEQFLDGNKKEDYRKLLRICGYGVPDLNRAIYCLDNSVNLILQSELQPYDKVNGSYKTKDMHIHELPWPKDVLLNLGEENVKMKVTLSYFIEPGPGEIGWKNRYRYPSCLLRFDVNGNDTKETFLRRINAAVEADDDDVDSSGSSVKWLYGKQSRHLGSVHTDVWEGTAAELATSNLVGVYPAIGWWRERAWLGKWNKNIRYSLIVSITTEEETVDLYTPIATSIKTTIPIEY; encoded by the coding sequence ATGAGTGATAATAGATATGATAACTTATTTGTCAATAACGAGGTAGATTCTGTTCCATACACCTCGAAGGTAACTGGTAGAAATGGCCAATTACCTACTAGAGATCGTAGAAATCATGGACTACACCTGAAGCGCCAGTTAGATCGATTGTGGGAAGAAACAAAAGAAATTGATGAATCTCGCTCTGCTGTATCACTGCCAGTTCGGCAAGGCACTTATATCGAATTTGAAAGCTCACCAGACTTCGATTTAGCCTCAAAGAGTTTAGAGGATAGACAAAAGAATATTAGGTTGTTAAATATAAGACAAGTGCAAAATGAAGAAAAGATAGTAAATAAAGCAACTGTTTTTGTTCCAAAAGGCAAAGAGAATGCTTACTTGAAAAAAGTTACCGATTACCTTGAAGAGGAAACCAAAAAAGGCAACCCTAAGAATCAACCACTTATTAATAGCATCGAAAATATTAAATTAGCCGTTTTAGAATCCTTTTGGCCACCAAGCCAAATTAACTGGATACCTTTGGATGAACCAGAGTGGTGTGAAATATGGCTAAGTAGCCATGATACTGAAATTGAGGAAAGGTTTAGAACACTAATAACACAAACACTGAATCTCCCTATTCAACCAGAAACTCTGCGCTTTCCAGAAAGATCCGTTATGTTAGTAAAAGCAAATCGTAAAGAATTGAAAGAATTAATAATGAGTAGTGCAGATATTGCTGAGATAAGGAAAGCGGCAGAAATTAATAGTTTCTTTATTGAAATGGAAAATAGTGAGCAATCTGAATGGGCAAGGGAACTATCAGAACGGTTAGATATAGATAGTGACTCAAATGTATGTATATGTATATTAGATACAGGTGTAAATAACGGTAACATTCTAATTGAGCCATTTTTAAAAGATGAGGATCGTCATACATATAATAATGGCTGGGGAATAGATGATCACAGTGGTCACGGAACTAGGATGGCAGGGATAAGTATATATGGAGATTTAAAAGATGCGCTTGAATCAAGTGATAAAATTAAAATCTATCATAATCTGGAATCTAGTAAAATAGTACCTTCAAATGGAGAAAATGATCCAAAATTGTACGGTGCAATTACTGCTTCAGCTGTTAGTAACCAAATTATTAATAACCCTGAGAAAAAGAGGATTATCTGTATGGCGGTAACTGCACCAAAATATGAGACTGGAGACGGCAGTCCATCTTCGTGGTCTGCTGCTATCGATGAGATAACATCGGGATATATGGATGAGGAGAAGAAGCTTTTTATCGTTTCAGCAGGTAATATCAATGAAAGTAATGAATGGCAAGATTACCCTGAAAGCAATTTAACTTTGTCTGTTCAAAATCCTGCTCAATCATGGAATGCTCTAAGTGTAGGTGCATATACTGAAAAGACTGAGGTTGAATCAAGACAGTATGAGAATATGGAGGTTGTAGCACCAAATGGAGGACTTTCACCATTTAGTTCAACTTCATTTATCTGGGACAATAAGTGGCCTATAAAGCCAGAGATATTATTAGAAGGTGGAAATGCTCTTAAGGACTCATCCGGATGCTATACATCAGAAGAATTATCATCATTAACTACATTTTATAAACCATTTGAAAGACATTTTGATTACATAAATGCTACAAGCGCAGCAACAGCCAAAGCAGCATGGATGGCTGCTGAAATTCAAGCAAAATATCCCAATGCATGGCCAGAGACAATCAGAGGATTAATGATCCATTCTGCTGAATGGACAAGTACTATGAAGGAACAATTTTTAGATGGTAATAAGAAAGAAGATTATAGGAAGCTATTAAGAATATGTGGATATGGTGTTCCTGATCTAAATAGAGCAATTTATTGTTTAGACAATAGTGTGAATCTAATATTGCAATCGGAATTACAACCATATGATAAAGTTAACGGTTCATATAAAACTAAAGATATGCATATACATGAACTACCCTGGCCAAAAGATGTATTGCTAAATCTTGGGGAAGAAAATGTAAAGATGAAAGTTACCTTATCTTATTTTATAGAGCCTGGTCCAGGAGAAATAGGTTGGAAAAATCGATATAGATACCCTTCGTGCCTTTTGAGATTTGACGTAAATGGAAATGATACTAAAGAAACATTTTTACGCAGAATAAATGCAGCAGTTGAAGCGGATGATGACGATGTAGATAGCTCAGGAAGTAGTGTGAAATGGCTGTATGGAAAACAAAGTAGACATCTAGGTTCAGTACATACAGATGTTTGGGAAGGTACAGCAGCAGAGCTAGCAACTAGTAATCTGGTAGGTGTTTATCCAGCCATTGGTTGGTGGAGAGAAAGAGCCTGGTTAGGCAAATGGAATAAAAACATTAGATATTCACTAATTGTTTCAATTACAACAGAGGAGGAGACTGTAGATTTATACACTCCTATCGCTACAAGCATTAAGACAACAATCCCAATTGAATATTGA
- a CDS encoding helix-turn-helix transcriptional regulator yields MENNFTESMRQKWIEEGEHLLEWREKLGLTKAFIARETGVDYGRITRLEHGEPVKEAKLIIQVYELTLEKVETHRALNRLLESIGIR; encoded by the coding sequence ATGGAAAATAACTTTACAGAAAGTATGAGACAAAAGTGGATAGAGGAAGGTGAACACCTATTAGAGTGGCGAGAAAAGTTAGGATTAACAAAAGCATTTATTGCTCGAGAAACGGGAGTGGACTACGGAAGAATAACCAGGTTAGAGCACGGGGAGCCAGTCAAAGAAGCGAAGTTAATAATTCAGGTTTATGAGTTGACACTAGAAAAGGTAGAAACGCATAGAGCCCTTAATAGATTACTAGAAAGTATTGGAATCAGATAG
- a CDS encoding TraB/GumN family protein, whose product MTEENITRLHINNKEYILIGTAHVSKQSAEQVKEVIEAERPDSVCIELDEQRYQSITEGNKWKDTDIFQVIKDKKATLLLMNLAISSFQKRMAKQFDINPGQEMIQGIESAKDTGAELVLADRDIQVTFSRVWGNIGMKGKALLLTQVVGSIFSNEKISEEELEKMKQQDTINAMLQEFTDHFPKLKKPLIDERDQYLSQKIKDAPGEKIVAVLGAAHVPGITKEIKKEHDLKKLAERPPKSKTPKIIGWAIPIFVLALIAYTFLTNPTAGLQQAISWFLWNGSLSAIGTIVALGHPLAVLTAFIAAPFTSLNPLLAAGWFAGFVQAYIKRPNVADFERLSDDVHSVKGFWNNKVTRILLVVVFANIGSSLGTLFGGADVIRVFIENL is encoded by the coding sequence ATGACCGAAGAAAATATAACCCGATTACATATAAACAATAAAGAATACATCCTGATTGGAACTGCACACGTATCGAAGCAAAGTGCTGAACAAGTGAAGGAGGTAATTGAGGCTGAAAGGCCAGATTCTGTTTGTATTGAACTGGATGAGCAGCGTTACCAATCAATTACAGAGGGAAATAAGTGGAAGGATACCGACATCTTCCAAGTGATTAAGGATAAAAAGGCAACCCTATTATTAATGAACTTAGCTATATCTTCCTTTCAAAAGCGAATGGCAAAGCAGTTTGACATTAATCCTGGACAGGAAATGATTCAAGGGATTGAATCCGCAAAGGACACGGGTGCAGAACTAGTTCTGGCAGACCGCGATATTCAGGTAACTTTCTCCCGTGTATGGGGAAACATTGGTATGAAAGGGAAGGCATTACTGCTAACGCAAGTCGTTGGAAGTATTTTCAGCAATGAAAAAATCTCTGAAGAAGAGCTGGAGAAGATGAAGCAGCAGGACACCATTAATGCGATGCTTCAGGAGTTTACAGATCATTTCCCGAAATTAAAAAAGCCGCTCATCGATGAACGGGATCAATATTTATCCCAAAAAATTAAGGATGCACCTGGGGAAAAGATTGTAGCAGTGCTTGGTGCTGCGCATGTTCCTGGAATTACGAAGGAAATTAAAAAAGAGCATGATTTAAAGAAGCTAGCAGAGCGTCCGCCAAAATCCAAGACACCAAAGATTATTGGCTGGGCAATCCCAATCTTCGTACTCGCGCTCATCGCTTATACTTTTCTCACGAATCCAACTGCCGGCTTACAGCAGGCAATTAGCTGGTTCCTCTGGAATGGATCGCTTTCAGCAATTGGAACCATAGTCGCATTGGGACACCCATTAGCTGTGCTGACAGCATTTATAGCAGCACCATTTACGTCACTGAACCCACTTCTTGCAGCAGGCTGGTTTGCAGGCTTTGTTCAGGCGTATATAAAGCGTCCAAATGTAGCCGATTTTGAACGATTATCGGACGATGTCCATAGTGTAAAAGGATTTTGGAACAATAAAGTAACTCGAATTCTGCTCGTAGTCGTATTCGCCAATATCGGGAGCTCGCTCGGAACACTCTTCGGCGGGGCTGACGTTATCCGGGTATTTATCGAGAATTTATAA